The following proteins are co-located in the Deltaproteobacteria bacterium genome:
- a CDS encoding type II toxin-antitoxin system RelE/ParE family toxin, producing the protein RYIAIDNPQAADNWVKEIERQIDSLEKFPARCPVILESQDLNKEYRHILYGNYRTIFRMEGSRVIIMRVIHGARLLDFNLFQK; encoded by the coding sequence CGCTATATTGCGATAGATAATCCACAAGCCGCAGACAACTGGGTAAAAGAAATTGAAAGGCAAATCGATTCCCTGGAAAAATTCCCGGCAAGGTGCCCGGTTATTCTCGAATCACAGGATTTAAATAAAGAGTATCGGCATATCCTTTATGGTAACTACCGAACGATCTTTCGTATGGAAGGATCAAGGGTAATCATTATGCGCGTCATCCACGGCGCCCGGCTGCTCGATTTCAACCTATTTCAAAAATAA